A section of the Enterococcus montenegrensis genome encodes:
- a CDS encoding leucine-rich repeat domain-containing protein: MTNGTSQGLFIVVGIIIFGIFVLISYILFKDTLKPTLSGIFTDSLEQSQDNLIGNITEENPTESVYFKTLPDGNEAFIYDYTGEETEITIPKEIDGKKITYISSTTFSDTKVTKVNFEKGFDGSHIFKSNFLDGSKIKELYLPDGATVLDNLFGLNATNLEKITLPNTLKEIKDSVFTNTKITEVYIPEGVTFLGYTAFTNKNLVQTFYLPNTLSRYDATTTNHNMENTFVIGQYIEISTKYGEGLYIEQFGNNFKIIRQ, translated from the coding sequence ATGACAAATGGAACAAGTCAAGGACTATTCATAGTCGTTGGTATAATAATTTTTGGTATTTTTGTATTGATTAGTTATATATTATTTAAAGATACGTTGAAACCTACATTATCAGGAATTTTTACTGATAGTTTAGAGCAATCTCAAGATAATTTAATTGGAAATATCACTGAAGAAAATCCTACTGAATCTGTTTACTTTAAAACACTCCCTGATGGTAATGAAGCCTTTATATATGATTATACTGGCGAAGAAACTGAGATAACAATTCCAAAAGAAATAGATGGTAAAAAAATAACCTACATTTCTAGCACAACATTCTCGGATACTAAAGTTACAAAAGTAAATTTTGAAAAAGGATTTGATGGTTCTCATATATTTAAAAGCAATTTCTTAGACGGTTCAAAAATAAAGGAATTATATTTACCTGATGGTGCTACAGTATTGGATAATCTTTTTGGTCTGAATGCTACGAATTTAGAAAAAATAACGTTACCAAATACTTTAAAAGAGATAAAAGACTCTGTATTTACTAATACTAAAATTACTGAGGTATACATTCCTGAAGGTGTAACTTTTTTAGGCTATACTGCTTTTACCAATAAGAATTTAGTTCAAACATTTTATCTACCAAACACCTTGTCTAGATATGATGCAACTACAACAAACCATAACATGGAGAATACTTTTGTAATTGGTCAATATATAGAAATCTCAACTAAATATGGAGAAGGTCTTTATATCGAACAATTCGGAAATAATTTTAAAATTATTCGTCAGTAA
- the tpiA gene encoding triose-phosphate isomerase — MRKPIIAGNWKMNKTLSEAQSFAEAVKTAVPSKDLVDSVIGSPALFLAPLAWSLKDSEVQLSAQNCFWENEGAYTGENSPAAIADLGVQYVIIGHSERREYFHETDAEINKKAKAIFANGMTPILCCGETLETYEAGKTAEWIEGQITAGLADLSAEQVSSMVIAYEPIWAIGTGKSADANIADEICGVVRQTVAKLYGSEVADKVRIQYGGSVKPENIAEYMAKENVDGALVGGASLQADSFLALLDAVK; from the coding sequence ATGCGTAAACCAATTATCGCCGGAAACTGGAAAATGAACAAAACCTTATCAGAAGCACAAAGCTTTGCAGAAGCAGTGAAAACTGCGGTTCCTTCAAAAGATTTGGTAGATTCTGTGATCGGTTCACCTGCTTTATTCTTAGCACCATTAGCTTGGAGCTTGAAAGATTCTGAAGTACAATTATCTGCTCAAAACTGTTTCTGGGAAAACGAAGGAGCCTACACTGGTGAAAACTCACCAGCTGCGATCGCAGACCTTGGCGTACAATATGTGATCATTGGTCACTCAGAACGTCGCGAATATTTCCACGAAACAGACGCAGAAATTAACAAAAAAGCAAAAGCAATTTTTGCCAACGGTATGACACCAATCTTGTGCTGTGGTGAAACTTTGGAAACTTACGAAGCAGGCAAAACTGCTGAATGGATCGAAGGTCAAATCACTGCTGGTTTAGCTGATTTATCTGCTGAACAAGTTTCAAGTATGGTAATTGCTTATGAACCAATCTGGGCAATCGGTACTGGTAAATCTGCTGATGCTAACATTGCAGACGAAATCTGTGGTGTTGTACGTCAAACAGTTGCTAAATTATATGGTTCAGAAGTTGCTGATAAAGTACGTATCCAATACGGCGGTTCAGTTAAACCTGAAAACATTGCAGAATACATGGCCAAAGAAAACGTTGACGGCGCATTAGTCGGCGGCGCAAGCTTACAAGCGGATTCATTCTTAGCCTTATTAGATGCAGTTAAATAA
- the eno gene encoding phosphopyruvate hydratase, with translation MSIITDVYAREVLDSRGNPTIEVEVYTESGAFGRGMVPSGASTGEYEAVELRDGDKSRYGGKGVQKAVDNVNNIIAEAIIGYDVRDQMAIDKAMIELDGTPNKGKLGANAILGVSIAVARAAADYLEVPLYHYLGGFNTKVLPTPMMNIINGGSHSDAPIAFQEFMILPVGAPTFKEGLRMGAEVFHALKSILSERGLETSVGDEGGFAPRFEGTEDAVETIVKAVEKAGYKIGDDVRLGFDCAASEFYENGVYDYAKFEGEGGAKRTSEEQVAYLKELVEKYPFIITIEDGMDENDWEGWEKLTAELGDKVQLVGDDLFVTNTEKLSEGIERNVGNSILIKVNQIGTLTETFNAIEMAKEAGYTAVVSHRSGETEDSTISDIAVATNAGQIKTGSLSRTDRIAKYNQLLRIEDQLGDVAEYKGVKSFYNLKNK, from the coding sequence ATGTCAATTATTACTGATGTTTACGCACGCGAAGTCCTTGATTCACGTGGTAACCCAACAATCGAAGTAGAAGTATACACAGAATCAGGTGCTTTTGGTCGCGGTATGGTTCCTTCAGGCGCTTCAACTGGTGAATATGAAGCCGTTGAATTACGCGATGGTGACAAATCTCGTTATGGCGGCAAAGGCGTTCAAAAAGCCGTAGACAACGTAAACAACATTATTGCAGAAGCTATCATTGGCTACGATGTTCGTGACCAAATGGCTATCGACAAAGCAATGATCGAATTAGACGGAACTCCTAATAAAGGTAAATTAGGTGCCAACGCAATCTTAGGCGTTTCAATCGCTGTAGCTCGTGCAGCTGCTGATTACTTGGAAGTACCTTTATACCACTACTTAGGCGGTTTCAATACTAAAGTGTTGCCAACTCCTATGATGAACATCATCAATGGTGGTTCTCACTCAGATGCGCCAATCGCATTCCAAGAATTCATGATCTTACCTGTAGGTGCACCTACATTTAAAGAAGGCTTGCGTATGGGTGCTGAAGTATTCCACGCATTGAAATCTATCTTATCTGAACGCGGCTTAGAAACTTCAGTCGGTGACGAAGGTGGTTTTGCACCTCGTTTTGAAGGTACTGAAGATGCTGTTGAAACAATCGTTAAAGCAGTTGAAAAAGCTGGCTACAAAATCGGCGACGATGTACGTTTAGGGTTTGACTGTGCAGCTTCTGAATTCTACGAAAACGGCGTATATGACTATGCTAAATTCGAAGGTGAAGGCGGAGCAAAACGTACTTCAGAAGAACAAGTTGCTTACTTGAAAGAATTAGTTGAAAAATATCCATTCATCATCACTATTGAAGATGGTATGGACGAAAACGACTGGGAAGGCTGGGAAAAATTAACAGCTGAACTAGGAGACAAAGTTCAATTAGTTGGTGACGACTTGTTCGTTACAAACACTGAAAAATTATCTGAAGGTATCGAACGTAACGTTGGTAACTCAATTCTTATCAAAGTTAACCAAATCGGTACATTAACAGAAACTTTCAATGCTATTGAAATGGCTAAAGAAGCTGGTTACACAGCAGTTGTTTCTCACCGTTCTGGTGAAACAGAAGATTCAACAATCTCTGATATCGCTGTTGCAACAAACGCTGGCCAAATCAAAACTGGTTCTCTTTCACGTACTGACCGGATTGCTAAATACAACCAATTATTACGTATCGAAGACCAACTTGGCGACGTTGCGGAATACAAAGGCGTTAAATCTTTCTACAACTTGAAAAACAAATAA
- the gap gene encoding type I glyceraldehyde-3-phosphate dehydrogenase: protein MTVKVGINGFGRIGRLAFRRIQDVDGIEVVAINDLTDANMLAHLLKYDTTQGRFNGTVEVHDGSFNVNGKEVKVLANRNPEELPWGELGVEIVLECTGFFTSKEKAELHLKAGAKRVVISAPGGNDVPTIVYNTNHETLTGDETVISGASCTTNCLAPMAKTLQDKFGIIEGLMTTIHAYTGDQNTLDAPHPKGDFRRARAAAANIVPNTTGAAKAIGLVIPELNGKLDGAAQRVPVPTGSLTELVTVLDTKVTADEVNAAMKEASDESFGYTADPIVSSDIVGMTFGSLFDETQTKVMTVGDKQLVKTVAWYDNEMSYTAQLVRTLEYFAKL from the coding sequence ATGACAGTTAAAGTAGGTATTAATGGATTTGGACGTATCGGCCGTTTGGCATTCCGCCGCATCCAAGACGTAGACGGAATTGAAGTTGTTGCAATCAACGACTTAACAGATGCGAACATGCTTGCACACTTGCTAAAATACGATACAACTCAAGGACGTTTCAACGGTACAGTTGAAGTTCACGATGGTTCTTTCAACGTTAACGGTAAAGAAGTTAAAGTTTTAGCTAACCGTAACCCTGAAGAATTACCATGGGGCGAACTAGGTGTAGAAATCGTATTAGAATGTACTGGTTTCTTCACTTCTAAAGAAAAAGCTGAATTACACTTAAAAGCTGGTGCTAAACGTGTAGTTATCTCAGCTCCTGGTGGTAACGATGTACCAACAATCGTTTACAACACTAACCATGAAACACTTACAGGTGACGAAACAGTTATTTCTGGTGCTTCTTGTACTACTAACTGCTTAGCTCCTATGGCTAAAACTTTACAAGACAAATTTGGTATCATCGAAGGCTTGATGACAACTATCCATGCTTACACTGGTGACCAAAACACATTAGATGCTCCACACCCTAAAGGCGACTTCCGTCGTGCGCGTGCGGCTGCAGCTAACATCGTACCTAACACAACTGGTGCTGCTAAAGCTATCGGCTTAGTAATTCCTGAATTGAACGGCAAATTAGACGGTGCTGCTCAACGTGTTCCAGTTCCAACTGGTTCATTAACAGAATTAGTAACTGTTTTAGATACTAAAGTTACTGCTGACGAAGTAAATGCAGCAATGAAAGAAGCTTCAGACGAATCATTTGGTTACACTGCTGACCCAATCGTCTCTTCTGACATCGTTGGTATGACTTTCGGTTCATTATTTGACGAAACTCAAACTAAAGTAATGACAGTTGGCGACAAACAATTAGTTAAAACTGTTGCTTGGTACGACAATGAAATGTCTTACACTGCTCAATTAGTTCGTACTTTAGAATACTTCGCTAAATTATAA
- a CDS encoding sugar-binding transcriptional regulator has translation MLDDLKLIEAVAPDILHVLQERYKILRNIYWMQPIGRRNLADSLNMTERILRTETDLLKRLALIDVSKSGMSLTKTGEKVFTDLGKVMDQLFGMHQLEKQLANHFGIARCVISAGDSDRQEKVVKNFGESLNESLDLLLPEGKNVIAVMGGTTMAQVAECLTNLESDERHNLFVPARGGIGEALTVQANSVSAMMAMRSNGEHRALYVPEQLSSDTYRSLMKEPSILEVLNLISHADCVIHSIGRALHMAARRKMSENEILMLKQANAVAESFGYFFDETGKVVYKVPRIGLQLKDLQKVPIILAVAGGKTKAKAINAYMQNAPKQTWLLTDEAAANEILKGVTL, from the coding sequence ATGCTTGATGACTTAAAATTGATTGAAGCAGTTGCTCCTGATATCCTGCATGTTTTGCAAGAGCGTTATAAAATCTTGCGAAATATTTACTGGATGCAGCCTATTGGTCGCCGAAACTTAGCAGATAGTTTGAATATGACCGAACGGATTTTACGTACCGAAACGGATTTATTAAAACGATTAGCTTTAATTGATGTCTCAAAAAGTGGTATGAGCTTAACTAAAACGGGTGAAAAAGTTTTTACCGATTTAGGCAAAGTAATGGATCAACTTTTTGGCATGCATCAATTAGAAAAACAGTTGGCCAATCATTTTGGCATTGCCCGCTGTGTAATATCTGCTGGTGATAGTGACCGACAAGAAAAAGTCGTGAAAAACTTTGGTGAGAGTTTAAATGAATCGTTAGATTTACTTTTACCTGAAGGCAAGAACGTCATCGCGGTAATGGGTGGGACAACAATGGCCCAAGTTGCCGAATGTCTGACAAACCTTGAAAGTGATGAACGACATAACCTTTTTGTACCGGCCAGAGGTGGTATTGGAGAGGCTCTGACTGTACAAGCCAACTCAGTTTCTGCTATGATGGCAATGAGGTCAAATGGTGAACATCGGGCACTTTATGTCCCAGAACAATTAAGTTCTGACACGTATCGTTCCCTTATGAAGGAACCCTCAATCCTTGAGGTGTTAAACTTGATAAGCCATGCTGACTGTGTTATTCATAGTATTGGGCGTGCTTTGCATATGGCGGCTAGACGCAAGATGAGTGAAAATGAAATCTTGATGCTAAAACAAGCCAATGCAGTCGCTGAATCATTTGGTTATTTCTTTGATGAAACTGGTAAAGTGGTCTATAAAGTGCCACGGATTGGTTTACAATTAAAAGATTTACAAAAGGTGCCAATTATTTTAGCTGTTGCCGGTGGCAAAACTAAAGCTAAAGCAATTAATGCGTATATGCAAAATGCACCAAAACAAACGTGGCTTCTAACTGATGAAGCTGCTGCAAATGAGATTTTAAAAGGGGTAACCCTTTAA
- the rpoN gene encoding RNA polymerase factor sigma-54, which produces MKFQQSFSQKQKQSQKLAMTQSLQQSIQVLQFSIDELAEFVETKAMENPLIEVSEANYALSYSKPRSSSGEELNYLSQIPDDRISLFEYLIEQVHLNYRDTFLRDIVLFLIEYIDLNGFLTIDLDEVVTKMQATKIQVLDALTLIQQLDPAGVGARNLQECLMLQTERDDLAPNLAYLILEEHFEDLVNRKWPELAKKLAIPVSEVQTVFDYIQTLTPTPGASFGTTDGLYIIPDLTVKISDGKKIKITSNRRGMPEMHFQQSYFDQMAKKADDETKKYLNEKKQDFESLQKMVQQRGDTILRVGQAIIAHQQEFFLDESRPIKPLILKDIAEELEIHESTVSRAVNGKYLETDFGIFELKHFFSQKVGIQNDSGEDLSTDNVKVRLQALVEEEDKGKPHSDQKLVDLLKAEGITISRRTVAKYRDALKIPSSSKRKRFDS; this is translated from the coding sequence ATGAAATTTCAACAAAGTTTTTCACAAAAGCAAAAACAATCGCAAAAGCTTGCTATGACACAGTCATTGCAACAATCAATTCAAGTTTTGCAATTTTCAATTGATGAATTAGCCGAATTTGTCGAAACAAAAGCAATGGAAAATCCTTTAATCGAAGTATCAGAAGCTAATTACGCCTTAAGCTATTCCAAGCCCCGTTCTTCCAGTGGCGAAGAATTGAACTACTTAAGCCAAATTCCGGATGATCGTATTTCGTTGTTTGAATATCTCATCGAACAAGTTCACTTGAATTATCGCGATACGTTTTTACGTGACATTGTTTTATTTTTAATTGAATATATTGATTTAAACGGTTTTTTAACAATTGATTTAGATGAAGTTGTTACAAAAATGCAGGCCACAAAGATACAAGTTTTAGACGCTTTAACTTTAATTCAGCAATTGGACCCTGCTGGGGTTGGTGCCCGTAACTTACAAGAATGTCTCATGCTACAAACTGAAAGAGATGATTTAGCGCCTAATTTGGCTTACCTTATCTTAGAAGAACATTTTGAGGACTTGGTAAATCGCAAATGGCCTGAACTAGCGAAAAAGTTAGCTATTCCAGTTAGCGAAGTACAAACAGTCTTCGACTATATTCAAACGCTAACCCCTACGCCAGGAGCAAGTTTTGGCACCACCGATGGCTTATACATTATCCCGGATTTGACAGTCAAAATAAGTGACGGAAAAAAAATTAAAATCACCAGCAACCGGCGGGGCATGCCAGAAATGCACTTCCAGCAAAGCTACTTTGACCAAATGGCAAAAAAAGCCGATGACGAGACCAAAAAATATCTAAATGAGAAAAAACAAGATTTTGAATCCCTGCAAAAAATGGTACAACAACGTGGTGATACAATTTTACGCGTGGGACAAGCAATTATCGCCCACCAACAAGAATTCTTCTTAGATGAAAGCCGACCGATTAAACCTTTGATTTTAAAAGATATCGCAGAAGAGCTGGAAATTCATGAGTCCACCGTCAGCCGGGCGGTCAATGGAAAATACTTGGAAACAGATTTTGGAATATTTGAATTAAAGCACTTCTTCAGTCAAAAAGTCGGGATTCAAAATGATAGTGGCGAAGATTTGTCGACTGATAACGTCAAAGTCCGTCTTCAAGCCCTCGTTGAAGAAGAAGACAAAGGTAAACCACACTCTGATCAAAAATTAGTCGACTTACTAAAAGCAGAAGGCATTACTATTTCCCGCCGCACGGTTGCCAAATATCGCGACGCCTTAAAAATCCCAAGCTCCAGCAAGCGAAAACGCTTTGACTCATAA
- a CDS encoding phosphoglycerate kinase has product MAKKTIEDIQLKDKKVLVRVDFNVPLKDGVIGDDTRIKAALPTIKYVIDNGGKAILFSHLGRVKTQEDKAGKSLAPVAKRLGELLGKEVTFVPETRGKELEDAIANMQDGDVLVFENTRFEDIDGKKESGNDAELGKYWASLGDVFVNDAFGTAHRAHASNVGIASTGIPTVAGFLMEKEIKFIGEAVENPKRPMIAILGGAKVSDKIGVIENLIPKADKILIGGGMTYTFYAAKGMAIGKSLVETDKIELAKSLIEKAGDKLVLPIDNICAAEFSNDVPTETVEGEIKGDVMALDIGPASIALFAETLAGAKTVVWNGPMGVFEMSNFANGTIGVCEAIANLEDATTIIGGGDSAAAAEQLGFADKFTHISTGGGASLELLEGKTLPGLAAINDK; this is encoded by the coding sequence ATGGCTAAAAAAACAATCGAAGACATTCAATTAAAAGATAAAAAAGTTTTAGTCCGTGTTGACTTTAACGTGCCGTTAAAAGATGGTGTAATTGGTGATGATACACGTATCAAAGCTGCTTTACCAACTATCAAATATGTAATCGACAATGGCGGCAAAGCAATCTTATTCTCACACTTAGGTCGTGTGAAAACACAAGAAGATAAAGCTGGCAAATCTTTAGCACCCGTTGCAAAACGATTGGGCGAATTATTAGGTAAAGAAGTAACTTTCGTACCTGAAACTCGTGGTAAAGAATTAGAAGACGCCATTGCAAATATGCAAGACGGCGATGTTTTAGTATTTGAAAACACACGTTTTGAAGATATCGACGGTAAAAAAGAAAGCGGTAATGACGCTGAATTGGGCAAATACTGGGCATCTTTAGGCGATGTATTCGTAAACGATGCATTCGGTACTGCTCACCGTGCCCATGCTTCTAACGTTGGTATTGCTTCAACAGGTATCCCAACTGTTGCTGGTTTCTTAATGGAAAAAGAAATCAAATTCATCGGTGAAGCTGTTGAAAATCCTAAACGTCCAATGATCGCTATCTTAGGTGGCGCTAAAGTATCTGATAAAATCGGTGTAATTGAAAACTTGATTCCAAAAGCGGACAAGATTTTAATCGGCGGTGGTATGACATATACTTTCTACGCAGCTAAAGGTATGGCAATTGGTAAATCATTAGTTGAAACAGACAAAATCGAATTAGCAAAAAGCTTAATCGAAAAAGCTGGCGACAAATTAGTTTTACCAATCGACAATATTTGTGCAGCAGAATTTTCAAATGATGTGCCAACTGAAACTGTTGAAGGCGAAATAAAAGGCGATGTTATGGCTTTAGATATCGGTCCTGCATCTATTGCTTTATTTGCTGAAACATTAGCTGGAGCAAAAACTGTTGTTTGGAACGGACCTATGGGTGTGTTTGAAATGTCTAACTTTGCTAATGGTACAATTGGTGTTTGTGAAGCAATTGCTAACCTTGAAGATGCAACAACAATCATCGGTGGTGGTGATTCTGCAGCAGCAGCTGAACAATTAGGCTTTGCTGACAAATTCACGCACATTTCAACTGGTGGTGGTGCCTCTCTAGAATTATTAGAAGGTAAAACATTACCAGGTTTAGCTGCTATTAACGACAAATAA
- a CDS encoding tyrosine-type recombinase/integrase codes for MGQKKINVKPIKNKETLIQFGEELQKGKHGKRDFLIMAIGIKTGLRISDILNLKVSDVKNKIQTEIVEIKTGKKRTLHLKSLTSNIIDYLNTEHSAESEWLFPSPTDSSRHLASHQYYKILQKVADNLGLDYIGTHTLRKTFSYFFLKQNKGDIVTLMKILNHSSQAVTLRYAGIEEEDIKAKLEDFDPFK; via the coding sequence ATGGGACAAAAAAAGATTAATGTCAAACCGATAAAAAATAAAGAAACGCTAATTCAATTTGGAGAAGAATTACAAAAGGGCAAACACGGAAAAAGAGATTTTTTGATTATGGCAATTGGAATAAAGACAGGGTTACGGATTTCAGATATTCTGAACTTAAAGGTATCTGATGTGAAAAATAAGATACAGACAGAAATTGTTGAAATAAAGACTGGTAAAAAAAGAACTCTTCATCTGAAATCATTAACATCAAACATTATTGATTATTTAAATACAGAACATAGTGCGGAATCTGAGTGGCTATTTCCAAGTCCAACAGATAGTAGTAGACATTTAGCCAGTCATCAGTATTATAAAATCCTACAGAAAGTTGCAGATAATCTAGGGTTAGATTATATTGGCACACATACACTTAGAAAAACATTCTCTTATTTCTTTCTAAAACAGAATAAGGGTGATATTGTTACTCTGATGAAGATTTTAAATCATAGTAGCCAAGCAGTAACTTTGCGATACGCAGGAATTGAAGAAGAAGATATAAAAGCTAAACTTGAAGATTTTGACCCGTTTAAGTAA
- a CDS encoding recombinase family protein, which yields MRNKTIGYIRTSKNTQDLGLEVQRKALEKFEPDELFSEQISGRKEHRTELDKALKRLEKGDTLLIYNLARLSRSSRQLVNLMSELNEKEIYLKSIQESIDTRTASGRLFFTVLAGIAEFEAESISLRTKEALANSDKRLGRPPIKKSKCKKIIILYTENQLSLKEIANKCGVSEKTVYNIAKKAGLSRK from the coding sequence ATGAGAAATAAAACGATTGGCTATATTCGCACTAGCAAAAATACGCAGGACTTAGGACTAGAAGTGCAGAGAAAGGCATTGGAAAAGTTTGAACCTGATGAATTATTTTCTGAGCAGATTAGTGGAAGAAAGGAACATCGAACAGAACTTGACAAAGCATTGAAACGTTTAGAAAAAGGAGATACCTTACTAATTTATAATTTAGCTCGGTTAAGCAGGTCATCTAGGCAATTGGTAAATCTGATGTCTGAACTGAATGAGAAAGAGATATATCTGAAAAGTATTCAAGAATCCATTGATACCAGAACAGCGAGCGGACGACTATTCTTCACCGTTTTAGCAGGTATAGCAGAATTTGAAGCAGAAAGTATTAGTTTACGAACAAAAGAGGCGTTAGCTAACTCGGATAAACGACTAGGGAGACCACCAATTAAGAAAAGTAAATGCAAAAAAATTATTATTTTGTATACAGAAAATCAGCTATCACTGAAAGAAATTGCAAACAAATGTGGTGTGTCTGAGAAAACTGTTTATAACATTGCTAAAAAAGCAGGCTTGTCCAGAAAATGA
- a CDS encoding tyrosine-type recombinase/integrase, whose amino-acid sequence MHYERLVKEYLLELKLENYSKRTIESYEQHHRKFIDYYRKEISSPILIEDVSKIHYKLFISFLLDCQLKSSYINAILKTHKAFWNYLVAEKVVKVSPLETIRLLKETKPLLTTFNDKEVKDMLNVWKFDTYLGARNKCIIALLADTGIRVSELLNLKDTDLAENYIRILGKGSKWRVVPISSELNYFITRYRRIRDSHFYTLRNYHGKTRKLDEQLFLGKTGRKIKTVTNIELILKETGKRAGVRATVRCSPHTLRHYWTVKNLQMGQDIFTISKMLGHSKLDTTKIYISSITDEQLVDKAVKTSPLGSIL is encoded by the coding sequence ATGCACTATGAACGATTAGTAAAGGAATACTTGTTAGAATTGAAATTGGAAAATTATTCAAAAAGAACGATTGAGTCTTATGAACAACATCATCGAAAATTTATAGACTATTACAGAAAAGAAATTAGTTCACCGATTTTAATTGAAGATGTTTCAAAAATTCATTATAAGTTGTTCATCAGTTTTTTATTGGATTGCCAATTAAAAAGTAGTTATATAAATGCAATTTTAAAAACTCACAAAGCTTTCTGGAACTATTTAGTAGCTGAGAAAGTAGTCAAAGTTAGTCCTCTGGAAACGATAAGGTTATTAAAGGAAACAAAGCCATTATTAACTACATTCAATGATAAAGAAGTAAAGGATATGCTGAATGTGTGGAAATTTGATACCTATTTAGGAGCAAGAAATAAGTGTATTATTGCTCTTTTAGCAGATACAGGTATACGTGTATCTGAACTATTAAATTTAAAGGATACAGATTTAGCTGAAAACTATATCCGAATATTAGGAAAGGGGAGTAAATGGCGAGTAGTGCCAATCTCATCTGAATTAAATTATTTTATTACTCGATATAGAAGGATTCGAGATAGTCATTTTTATACACTTAGAAATTATCATGGCAAAACAAGAAAATTAGATGAACAGCTATTTTTAGGGAAAACAGGAAGAAAAATTAAGACGGTGACGAATATTGAATTGATATTGAAAGAAACAGGTAAGAGAGCAGGCGTTAGGGCAACTGTTAGGTGTAGTCCTCATACACTAAGGCATTATTGGACGGTAAAGAATTTGCAGATGGGGCAAGATATTTTTACAATAAGTAAGATGTTGGGGCATTCCAAACTAGATACAACGAAAATTTATATCAGTAGTATCACGGATGAACAATTAGTAGATAAAGCGGTAAAGACAAGTCCTTTGGGTAGTATACTTTAA